A stretch of DNA from Dehalobacterium formicoaceticum:
AAAGAAGGTTCCGAATTTCCCCCGGTCCCTCCTTCTTTCAAAGGCGTAAGACTGAGACCATCCCGAATATACAATCCCCCTGTTCCTTGCGGTCCCAAAAGGCCTTTATGTCCGGTAAAAGCCAGCAAATCTATGTCCATGGCCTGAACATCAATAGGGAAAGAGCCCGCTGTTTGGGCGGCATCTACCATCAATAAAACTCCCTTTTCCCGTGCCAATTTACCAATGGCATCAATGGGATGCAAAACCCCGGTCACATTTGAGGCGTGACTGAGTATAATCAGACGGGTATTTGATTGTATCGCTGCAGCTACCTGGTGGGGATCCAGTCCCAGTGAGATAGAAGTTGTCAGCTTGGTAACCTTAATCCCCTTTTCTTCCATTGTCGCTAAAGGGCGGGTCACAGAATTATGTTCTAAAGAACTGGTAATAACGTGATCTCCTGGATGTAAAATTCCTTTTAGTCCTAAGTTAAGCCCTTCTGTAGCGTTGCAAGTAAAAACCACACGTTCCGGATTGGGAATATTAAATAATTGAGCAACCAAGCTGCGGGTTTCCCAAACAATCTGTCCCGCCATCAATGACATATGATGGCCTGAACGGCTGGGATTGGCTCCTTTTTTTCGCAGGCATTGATCTACCGCCTGATACACAGCCTCCGGTTTAGGCCATGATGTTGCTGCATTGTCAAAATAAATCATTTTCTTAAACCACCTATATAATCTATATAATCTAAAATGGGAGAAGATCAGCCCTTAAGAAGATAGCTGATCAGAAACAAGAATTCTTTCGGGATGGGTATACACGTTCATGCGCTTATTTCTGGCGAAGCCAATGACAGTAATACCTAATTCTTCCGCCAAATTAATGGCCAATTCCGTAGGAGCAGACACCCCAATTAAAATCGGACAGCCCATTTTTCCGGTCTTGATTAAAATCTCGGATGAAATTCGTCCGCTGAAAACGATTGCTTTTTGAGTAAGATCAATCCCGTTAAGAAAAGCATGGCCATAAAGCTTATCTAATACGTTATGGCGTCCAATATCAAAGACATAGGAATCCAGTTGTCCGTGAGATGCGAAAGCACCGCTATGCACTCCCCCCGTTTGATGGAAGAGTTCTGAATTGCTTTCCAGAAGATTAATGTAGTGACTTACATCTCGCGAAGTAATCTTGAGGGCACTGGTGATCTCTTTCGTCAATCGGGCATCATTGGCAAAATAAAAGGAAGTCTTTCCTTTGCCGCAGCAGGAAGTAATATATCGCTTGAGGAACAATGTTTCCCCCAACACACTCCCCCCGGTTGTCTCCACCCACATGAGGCCCTTTTCCTGGTCTAATGAAGTTTTTACCAACTGATCCGGAGTTTGAATCATCCCTTCCGAGGAGAGAAAACCTGCGATCAGCTCTTTTTCCTGTCCGGGGGAACAAACCATGGTAGTAAATTCCTGGTCGTTGACATAGACTGTCAATGCTTTTTCCACCACAACCAATTCCCTTTCCGTTTTCTGGTCGGTGCCTTCAATCTTAATGACCGTTATTTCTACTGTTGCCCCAGGTGAATGATCTGCCATTTTATGAGCCCCCTATGCCATCCTAAATATAAAGAAAAAGGAAGTAACATTAACTTTCTGCAACTTCCTAAATATAATTTGTTTGATGATACCGGTTTAATGCTTACTTCCACAAGGACGGAAAAAGTTCCTGCCATCAGTTTAAAAAATAAGGTCACATCATCATAATCATTGTGTACAGTTATTTCTATTTCAATACATAATCTAAACCTGCGTCGAATCCCTTAGGTTAAAGATTGAGCAGAGGCCTCTGATCTTTGATCCCCAGATCCACTTGATGATGAAAACAACTAAATTCCCCGGTATGGCAGGCAACACCGGTTTGGTCCACCTTAATCAGCAAAGTATCGCCGTCACAATCATAAAACAATTCCTTGACCCGTTGAAAATGGCCGGAAGTTTCTCCTTTTTTCCATAGTTGCTGCCGGCTGCGGCTATAAAACCAGGTATATCCGGAGACAAAGGTTAAAAGGAGGGAGGATTGATTCATCCAGGCAACCATCAACACCTGGCCGGATTTTTCATCTTGAATAACCGCCGGGATCAATCCCCGGTCATCAAATTTTAAGAATTGTGTAAAGTCAGGTAAGGAAGGAATTTCTGCCGGACGCACATTAATGCCCTGCATCTGGAGAAAGGTTTTGGCTTCCTTAATACTAACCTCACCAAAATGGAAAATAGAAGCCGCCAAAACAGCACTGGATCCGCCGATGGTGAGACCATCTGCCAAATGGCGCAGATTGCCTGCCCCGCCTGAAGCAATGACAGGAATCTGCACTGCCTCGGAGACGGCTTTGACCAAAGGAAGATCATAGCCGTCTTTCGTTCCGTCCCGGTCCATACTGGTAAGGAGGATTTCCCCGGCTCCTAAAGCTTCCACCTTTTTTGCCCATGACAAGACATCCAGGCCTGTGGCCTCCCGACCGCCCTTAACATAAACCTCCCAGTGCCCCTCATCCTGCTGCCGGGCATCTATCGCCACCACAATACATTGGGAGCCGAATTGTTTCGCTCCTTCCTCGATGAGGGATGGGGTTTCTACCGCCGAGGTATTCAGGGAAATCTTATCTGCTCCGGCAGTAAGAATCTGTCTGATATCTTCGATGGTTCTTAGTCCTCCGCCCACGGTAAAGGGTATGGTCACCTCTTCTGCTGTACGTTTCACCAAATCTAACATAATATCCCGGCCTTCGGAAGAGGCTGTGATATCGAGAAAAATCAGTTCATCAGCACCGGATTGGTCATAAAACTGCGCCAATTCCACCGGATCTCCTGTATCCCGCAGATTAACGAAATTCGTTCCCTTGACTACCCTTCCCCCGGTCACGTCTAAACATGGAATAATCCGTTTTGCCAACATTATCCTTCCTCCCCTCTGCCGATTTTAATAGCTTCCTTCAGATCCACCTTGCCCGCATACAAAGCTTTGCCCATGATGACGCCTACAATCCCCGGCTCTTTCAGCTGCCGGATCTTTCTGATATCCTCGATGGTGGATACCCCTCCCGATACAATGACTTCTAAATCACAAGTTCGGGCTAATTCTGCCGAGGATGCCAGATTAGGTCCCTGCAAGGTCCCGTCTCTGCGGGTATCCGTGAATACCACCTGGGTGATCCCCAGGGATCGGATTTCATGGCCCAGCTCCAAATACGTTTTACCTACGGTTTCTGCCCAGCCTTCAATGGCTACCTGGCCGTTTTTACTGTCAATGCCCACCATGATTTGACCGCCATACTTCTCAACACTTTTTTGCACCAGGTCCAGATTGGAAATCGCTGCCGTGCCCAATATTACCCGGCTAACCCCCAGATCCAGAAGCTGATCAATGGAGTCCATGGTACGGATACCTCCACCCAGCTGAACAGGGATTTTAATACCTTGGACGATCTTTTTAATGACATCAAAATTTACCATTTGACCGGAAAAAGCTCCGTCCAAATCCACCACATGAAGCCTTTCGGCACCCGCTTGTTCAAAGGTTTGGGCCATGCCTGCCGGATCGTCGGAATAAATCGTTTCCTGATCAAGTCTTCCTTCAATTAATCGCACACACTTGCCACCTCTGAGATCAATGGCCGGAATGACTAACATTTTCCACCAACTCTCCAAAATTCTTTAATAATTTCATCCCCCATGCGCTGCTTTTTTCCGGATGGAACTGGATGCCAAAAACGCGATCCTCTCCCACCGCAGCCGGAAAATCTATGCCATAATGGGTGACACCGCCAATGAGAGATGAATTTGCCGGTATCACATAATAAGAATGAACAAAATAAAAATAGGTATCGGAAGGAATGTTTTTCAGAAGCGGATAATCCCCTGCTTTGCGCACTTGATTCCAACCCATATGAGGGACTTTCAATTGGTCCGGCAAATGATTAAATTTAACAACCCGGCCGGGAAAAAGACCCAAACCCTGATGAATCCCATGTTCTTCCCCTTCTTCAAAAAGCAATTGCATGCCCAGACAGATCCCTAATAAGGGCTTTCCGGCCTGAACAGCCTTTTTGATCTCGGGAAGAAATCCTCTTTCCCGCAAATTTTTCATCCCCGCTTCAAATGCTCCCACACCGGGGAGAATTATCCCATCCGCCTGGGAGAGTATCTCCGGGGTACTGCTGATCACTCCATCAAATCCGGTGCGAGCTATGCCTTTTTGGACACTGGCCAGGTTTCCCATTCCATAATCAATAATGACGATCATTAATTCATCTCCCTGTTTTTACAAGATGCCTTTGCTGGAGGGAATCCCTTTCTCCAGGTTATCCCGGGCTGCAGCTTGGCGCAAAGCCCGCGCCAATGCTTTAAAGATTCCTTCGATAATATGATGACTGTTCGATCCGGAAATCTGCCGCACATGAAGGGTGATCCCTCCGGAAAAGGCAAAGGCTCTTAAAAATTCCGGAACCAGCTCCGTATCAAAATTTCCCACCTTGTCCGGAAGAGGGGCCAGATCACATACCAGATACGGGCGCCCGCTCAGATCCAAACTAACCATTATCAAAGTCTCATCCATGGGAACAAAAAAAGTACCATACCTGTTAATCCCTGCTTTATCTCCTAAGGCTTCCCGGAAAGCCTGTCCCAACACCAAACCTAAATCTTCAATACTATGATGCTCATCCACGTCTAAATCTCCGGTCATTTCCAAGGTACAATCAAATAAGCTATGCCGGCAAAATAAGGTCATCATATGATCGAAAAAGCCGATGCCCGTGCTGCCTGTCAGCTTGCCCTCACCCTCTAACTGCAGCATCAATTTGATCTGGGTTTCCGCCGTATTTCTTTCTACCATTCCTTGCCGCATCATCATCAATCCTTCATCCTTACTTGCACTGCCTGGGCATGAGCGGTCAAACCTTCTTTTTCCGCCAGTCGGATAATATGTGCTCCGTCACTTTGCAGTTTTTCCTTGGTAAAATAAATGACGCTGGTTTTTTTCATAAAGGTATCTACCGTCACCGGAGAATAGAAGCGTGCCGTCCCCCCGGTGGGCAAAATATGATTCGGTCCTGCCCAATAATCTCCCACAGGTTCAGGTGCATATGCTCCCAAAAATACCGCTCCAGCATTTTTTACCAGTCCTAAAATCTCAAAAGGTTTCTCCACCATCAACTCCAGATGCTCCGGTGCTGCCAAATTGGCAATCTCCATGGATTCCTTTAAATCCGCGGTCAAGATAATCGCGCCATGATCATTGATGGATTTCTCCGCAATCTCCCGCCGGGAAAGAACCTGCAACTGTTTTTCCACTTCCTGCTGCACCTGAAGGGCTAGTTCCCCATCGGTGGTCACTAAAAGTGCTGTGGCCAGGACATCATGCTCTGCTTGGGAAAGGAGATCAGCGGCCAAAAATTCCGGTTTGGCCTTTTCATCAGCCACCACCAAAATCTCACTGGGTCCGGCCAGCATATCAATATCTACGGTGCCATAAACCATTTTTTTCGCGATGGTGACAAAGATATTGCCCGGCCCTGTGATCTTATCCACCTTTGGAATCGTATCGGTACCATAGGCTAATGCTGCAATCGCCTGAGCTCCCCCGATTTTATAAATTTTTTGGACGCCCGCTTCTTGAGCAGCCACCAAGGTATAAGGATTGAGGGTTCCGTCCTTACCCGGCGGGGTAACCATGATAATTTCTTCTACGCCGGCGACTTGAGCCGGGAGCACATTCATCATCACAGAAGAAGGATAGGATGCGGTACCTCCCGGCACATAAACCCCTACCCGTTCCAAAGGACGGTATATCTGTCCCGTGATGGAACCTTTTTCATCCGGCTCCATCCAGGAATGGGTGCGCTGCTTTTCGTGAAAACGACGGATCTGATCCATGGCCATCCGTAAAGAAAGAAGATAGTCCTCATCCACCTGGGCGTATGCAGCTTCGATCTCTGTTTTCTTAACTAAAAGATCATCCAGGGTCAGGGTGGGACAATCGAATTTTTGGGAATACTCAATTAAGGCTTGATCCCCCCGCACTTTTATGTTCTCCAGAATGTCTTCCACCAACCCACGGTAACCTTGATCTTCCACCTGTTTTTTCTCGATTAATTGGCTAAATTCCTTGCTGTTAGCATCGATTATTCTGATCACCAGACTCTGTCTCCTCCTTGGTTAATGCCCGCATTTTTTCAATTAGTTCCTGCATTCTTTCGTGTTTGATACGATAACTGACCCGATTGGCAATGAGACGGGCTGAGGCAGAAAAAATCTCTGCAATCGGCACCAAATCATTTTCCTTAAGGGTGGCACCACTGGACACAATATCGACAATCATTTCCGAAAGATTTACTTTTGGCGCCAATTCAATATTACCGTGCAGCTTAATGACTTCAACCTGGACGCCCTGGTCCCGCAAAAATACATCCGCGACACGGGGAAATTTCGTCGCAACCCGAGTATGATTGAAGTGAGAAAGGGAAACATGACCCTGTTCATCGGCCAATTCTTCAGCCCGTTTTTTGGGGATTGCTACCACAAAACGACAGGCTCCGAATTTAAGATCCACCAATTCAAAAACATCCTTATTGCTTTCCACCAGGGAGTCCTTACCCACAATCCCCAGATCTGCTGCACCATAATCTACATAGGTAGGGACGTCTGTAGGACGGCAAATAATATAATTGACATTCTCTTCCGGATATGCAAAGAAGAGTTTTCTGGAATCTGTCTCCAATGATTCCACAGGATAACCTGCTTTTTGCAAGAGCTCGATGGCATCTGTACCCAATTTTCCTTTGGGCAGAGCAATAGTTAAGGTATCTGCTTTTATTGTTTTATTTATTTCATGGGTTTCATTCATTATTTTAATTCCACCGCCTTTATAACTCAATCACTTCTTTGGCTTGGGGCAAAGTTTCCTTCTTGCTGAATGCCGTCCGCACCCTAAAACCACTCCGGCGCAATTCCTGAGCTTTTTTAATACCCGCTGCCCAATCTTGACAGATCACCAGATAGTCCAGGACATCGGAATCATGCTCCGTTTCCCCCAAGGCCAGCATCAAGCGTTCCAAGCCGATGGCAAAGCCTGTCGCCGGTGCCGGAGCACCATAATGGCTTAAAAGATCATCATACCTGCCCCCTCCTAAAATGGGTGCTCCCACTTTAGGACTATAACCTTCAAAAATAATACCACTATAGTAATCAAAATCCCGTACAATGCCAAAGTCAATAAAAACATGCTGCTCCACGCCGAAAACCTGGAGCAGACGATAAATTTCTGCCAGATTCTCCAAAGCAGCTTGAGATGTGGGGTTATTGGTGACCTTTGAGGCCTGATGAATGACGCTGATATCCCCTCTCAAAGTAGGTAAAAGTAAAATTACTTCTTTAATGTCCGATGCTGCCTGAACGCGGTTTAAGATAGTTTCTAATTTTACGTAATCTTTTTTCCATACTGCTTTGAGAACCTCCAGCTCATCCTCTTCATCCAGTTTTAACTGATCGATGATCCCTCGAAGAAAATCCCGGTGACCTAAACTGATTTGAAAATCAGCTAAGCCTGATTCCTTTAAGGTCTCCACCGCCAAGGCGATGACTTCGCCGTCCGCAGCTGCTCCCTTGGAGCCGATAAATTCCACGCCTCCTTGATAAAATTCCCGTTGCCGGCCCATTTGAATATTTTCATAGCGAAAAACCCGGGTGAGATAGAAAAACTTCAAGGGATAATCGGCCGGGGAAAAATGATTGGCCGTCATCCGGGCAATGGGTGTTGTCATATCCGTACGCAGGGCCAAAATTTGTCCTTCCCGGTCAACCAATTTGAAAAACTGATCTTCCGGGGTTTCCGCAGGACGTAAATTTTCATAGTACTCTAAAGCAGGAGTCGCCACTTCTTCATAGCCCCAGCTTAAAAATTTATTAATTAAACAGTTCTCCAGTTTCCTTTTGGCTCTGGCTTCTGCAGGGAGGAGATCTCTCATCCCTTTCGGCAATTGAAAGCTATTTTTCTCCTTCAAACCAATCTCTCCTTTATTACTTTAACGTGCTAAAGCATTAAAGTAATTCTAACATCCGTCTGCTGATACGTCAATCTTTTTTATGAGTTTTACGCAAATTTTATCATCAATCATTTTAATAATCAACGTTTTAGCGTCTCCTGGATTTCTAAAAAATCAAGGTGCTGAAGAAGTTCTAGCCGCAAGATACAAAAAGATATGTGTCTCTCATATTCTTATGGTAACTATTAACTCCTTTGGCACTAATATTCTTCTGGTGAAGGAAGTACATTCTTAAATTGCTCTAATTTCATATAATCTGTTTTTTGCAACCAATTAGTTAAAGTGGTTTTATTCCAATCTGTTAGATGACTTAATTGCCTCATCCGTGGTATATCCCATAAAGACTTAGAGGATGTTCCATCTATGTTTTTCAATATGTACTCCTCAAAGCTCTTTGTGTATTTAACTATATCGTCTTTTTCTTCTCCACGCACCCAATCTTCGTCCTTAAACAAACTTGCATATCTCGTTTTTTTATCTTTGATAACTAATGTAGGTGTAATTTTGATAGTTCCCATGCCTAATGGTTTTCCCATACCAATCTTATGATAGTGCTTTTCCGGAAAATTCAAGGCAAATAACAGTGCTCCTAACTCCACTCGTGACAAATTCTCAAACCGAATTTTTCCAGTAAAGCAGGTACCTTCTTTTACCGGTTTTATCTGGGTATGTTGGGTATCAGATTCCTTGATTTGGTCTTTTTTCTCAACCCAGTTATCATTGCTCCCATTTATATTCCGGTGCCAATACATTTTTAAGCCCCTTATCTGTGCTTCTTTGCTGTTCCAATGTACTAAAGATTTCAGTGGGGTATTAACACCTTGAGGCTGTTTCAGATAATGTTGAAAGGTAGTCGGTTTAGGTGATCCTAAGATTTTTGGCGATAATGTCCCCATCAACACATTTCTCTGACCTGGATTTAAAATAGCATCTTCAAAGAATACTCGTGAAGAAAATTGAGATTCCTTGCCAAAAATAGCTTCTGCAATATCAAATACATCTTCATTATTATGAGAGGAGGGTATTATTTCGCCAATTGTTCTTTTATAAGGTAAGCGGAACATGCCAGTATGACCAAAAGCTGTTATTTCTCCCTGTTCATCAGTGAGATAAAAGCAAGGAACACTACCACCATGTTTTTTAAGTTGATTAAGCAAATCTGCCCGTGGGTCACGATTAGCATCTTCCGTATAATTATATATCAGTTCCTCAGGGATTTGAGTGGGTTCAACATTTTCATCGGCTAAATTTATGATCCAATGCATATGCTTTTTGTCTCCAAGATTACCAGAAGATACCAAGCAACCTTTTTTTAATCCTTGTTCAGCATTAAGACTTACTCTGGTTACCTTTGCATACTTCAAATTATATGGAATTTCTTTGTTACGGCCTCTAAAATGTCGGTGTAAAGTTGGGGAAACAGCCTCAAAAAATATTTCTTTTAAACTAAACGGGTCACATGTAATCTGTGAATTTTCAAGCATTCTATTTCTGGTATTAAAATTAACACGATAGATTTGAGTATTATGAATAACCTTTGATGGTTTAATGAAATAGCTACTCTCGCTTTTTTCAAGAAAACCAGCTTTAATTTTTGGATAGAAAGAATCATTCTCATCCACCATTGAAGTACGGTAATCAAGCCCAAGCTTTGAGGTATCTGCGACAGCCCGGAAAAAGAAACGTTTTCTCCTATCCACTGGTCCTATTTTACTATAACTAATAATTTCCACAAGACTCCGAATCATGCCCCGCAGACTGCTTCCAGGAATTCTAATATTTCCACTCGGAGCAAAAAAATCAGGCTTATCGCATTTTGTTTCATCCTTGGATTCAATAAATTCATCCCTTGCCAATCCGCCTCTGATATACAAAGGAGTGATGGTTTCAACTTCTAAATTAATATGTCCCGATAACCTATCCTTACCTTTTCGAATGCACTCCTTAAGTTCGCCAGGAGAGGGAAATTCAGCTGTTACCACCTTTTCATTTAGGTCAACAAAATTGTATGGGGCTTTGGCTTCTCTCTTCTCCGTGTATTTGTACTCTTCCGAATAATTATTCTGCATTTTATTAAATGTGGAACTTTTATTATTAGATTTAAAAATTTTTTGAGTATTATCTTGATTTTTTACGATAGTATTTGGAGATAATTTTTTTGTTGAGATTGAACTATTATATTTTTTACCGTTATATTCGATTTCAGTAAGCTGACCTTTTTCAAGAGTATACTGAATTTCTTGATTATTCATATCCATAGTAACAGTAAACCAGGGTTTTATACCGATGGTTTTCCCATTTTGCATTTTAATATTTCCGATACATATACCTTTTTTACTTTTTAAAACAATAATTACTCCCTTTTCCATACCTATTCCCCCCTCTCATAATTGGCTATCTTTACAAAACGGCAGTCTACATACCCTGCCTGGCATCTGTTATTATAAGAAATATAATTTCTTGTGGTTAATGCAATGCGTTTTTTTCCGGTATTAACCGAACATGCGGAAATTGGGAGAGGTATGATTAATTCCGTACCTCTGTCTTCCTTTAGTTCCGTCCAGTAACCAACAGCGTTTGCCTTAGTTCCCCATAGTATCTGCTGTGCATCGACAACTTCCTGTTCTTCTCCGTCAGAAATATTATCTATCCTTAATCGCTTTTTAAATATATTTCCTTTACTCTTCCATAAATGGAGTTCCTGTTCTTGATTAAAAATACGCATTTTTAATAAATGTTTCGGCAGAAAGGTCTTTTCTTGGGGGAACTTTATTTTTCCATCAGTAATCATGCCAATTAAAACCTTATAGTGTAAATAAGTGACTACTAAAGACCCTTCCGGCATATTTAAGGCCTCAGCCTCAACAGCCTGATAATCGTCCAACACCAATTCACTGAGTACTGATTTAGTTTTTATCTCTTTAAAATTCAAACCCAATTCTTTACTATTCATGAGCACCCTCCTTCTGCCTGGCACTTTGCTGCCAAGGAGGTGACAAGTCCTTCCAGCATATCTGCAGCACCCCCAACTGATAAATTTCCATTAGGCGTTTCTGAAATCGCAATAATATTTTTATCCACCCTAATCTCCACACTAATACCTTGAAGCACCCCACGACCCACATTCTTTTCTCCCCCCAGGGGAAGATCCCCTGTCCAAAGGTCTTTCACAATCAAAAGAAGAAGTCCCGCTTCCCATTCCTCAAAATCCGGCACAAGCATTTCAATCGTTACCATCGCTTTCTTGTCGTCCCCCGGCCAAAGGGGCATGGTGTTAAACAAAGCTCCGGTTATAGTTCCCCCTGTAAAACGGTCTATCTTAATCCGATTTTGCACCATGGAAATTGTATTATTAATCTCCGTTTCCCGTACTATCAATCGGCTTTTCTGCTTTGTTTTACCTTTATTTTCAGAACATTCAGTATCGGCCCAACCAAAGAGAGATTTGGTCATTTTCTCCCCATTTCCCCCTAAAACATTTATAATTTCCAGAGCTCGATTTCTTACTGCCCCTTTTACTGAGGTGCCAGGTAATATAGTCTTACCTGCTGATGTAATATGAACAGCATCAGGTTCTTCCGGAGTTCCTGAATAAGATCTTATAATTAAGGAATTCTTTATCGAGAAGTGAGCTTTAATTTCCAATGATCGACCCTTTTTAGTAAACATATCGCTGGGTTTGATGGAAGTTTTTTTCACCTGCTCTAAATCTCTGTTTAGCCAAGCAAAGACATTTGCAACCTGTGTAAAATCATATTGGTACCAAGAGGTATCCACCAGCCGAAACCGGCCAAAGCCTTTCGTTGTCATTCTACCTAAAGTGATTTCCCCTTGTTCCATAGCCTCTGCCAACAGAGCTAAGATTTCCAAATATACTTCTTTATGTTCCCGATTGGCCTCGCGCAAAGTTATCTCCATCTTTAGATCAAAGGTAATTCCCGGTTCGACAACCTCATAGTCAAATTTGCATTTATCCTCTGCAATCCCCAGATAGCTATCCAGTTTTACTCCATCCCGTACCCGAATGATAGGATTTTCTTGAGGAGACAAGAACGAGTCTGAGATAGCAAGTGCACTTTGAAAGCAATTATCCTTATTTTGCCGATTCTCATATCCCCAGAACATATTTATTTGCTCTTGCTTTTCCTTATCTTGCATATTGGGCACAAAACTTTCGAAAAAGAAGTGCCGCATAACTCCTGTGAGAGAAGTAGCTGGAATATATGGTCTTCCCTGATGATCTTTTAAAACAGTAATATCCACCGAATTGCCTGTTTCTTCTGATCCAATAATAAGTGGGCTGTCCAAAATAAGTTTTCCTTGAAGGAGAATTTTCCCGATTATTGCCGCATTCTTCATTTACTCTCCCTCCTCTTATTCAATTTTCGCATGGTATTAAAGAATGATAACCAATATACACGGTATAAACGTTTTTGTAAATCTGGATTCTCCGGCCTAAAACTAAGCTCTTTAGTTAACTTTCCCAAATCACCTTCGATAGACAGGCGAAATGGCATTCCCCCGCTTTCCAATGCGTCCAGTAAAGTAATCCTTTTCTTTTTATTACGACAAGCCTTCAACTTATCTTTACCGATTTTTTTAATGTTCTTAATCATTTCCCGAAATTCTTCAGGACTGTCGGCGTTCTTCAACATTAACTCCAGTTTCCCTACCATGCTGCTGTTCAGAGATTTTCCGGCAGTATTATCAGAGCAATCAGCTGCATCCCTTAATCCCTGATCATTTACCTGTCTTTCCAAAACAG
This window harbors:
- a CDS encoding aminotransferase class V-fold PLP-dependent enzyme, which gives rise to MIYFDNAATSWPKPEAVYQAVDQCLRKKGANPSRSGHHMSLMAGQIVWETRSLVAQLFNIPNPERVVFTCNATEGLNLGLKGILHPGDHVITSSLEHNSVTRPLATMEEKGIKVTKLTTSISLGLDPHQVAAAIQSNTRLIILSHASNVTGVLHPIDAIGKLAREKGVLLMVDAAQTAGSFPIDVQAMDIDLLAFTGHKGLLGPQGTGGLYIRDGLSLTPLKEGGTGGNSEPSLQPEACPERYESGTLNTPGLAGLGAGIRFILQIGLAEIREQERVLTERLLGGLESMPNISLFGPELGKDRAPLVSFNIGNKEPGEVSFILDKVFNIAARPGLHCAPDAHRTMGTFPQGTVRLSLGYFNTFEEVDVALEAISAIAANRA
- the fdhD gene encoding formate dehydrogenase accessory sulfurtransferase FdhD, which translates into the protein MADHSPGATVEITVIKIEGTDQKTERELVVVEKALTVYVNDQEFTTMVCSPGQEKELIAGFLSSEGMIQTPDQLVKTSLDQEKGLMWVETTGGSVLGETLFLKRYITSCCGKGKTSFYFANDARLTKEITSALKITSRDVSHYINLLESNSELFHQTGGVHSGAFASHGQLDSYVFDIGRHNVLDKLYGHAFLNGIDLTQKAIVFSGRISSEILIKTGKMGCPILIGVSAPTELAINLAEELGITVIGFARNKRMNVYTHPERILVSDQLSS
- the hisI gene encoding phosphoribosyl-AMP cyclohydrolase; the protein is MQGINVRPAEIPSLPDFTQFLKFDDRGLIPAVIQDEKSGQVLMVAWMNQSSLLLTFVSGYTWFYSRSRQQLWKKGETSGHFQRVKELFYDCDGDTLLIKVDQTGVACHTGEFSCFHHQVDLGIKDQRPLLNL
- the hisA gene encoding 1-(5-phosphoribosyl)-5-[(5-phosphoribosylamino)methylideneamino]imidazole-4-carboxamide isomerase encodes the protein MLVIPAIDLRGGKCVRLIEGRLDQETIYSDDPAGMAQTFEQAGAERLHVVDLDGAFSGQMVNFDVIKKIVQGIKIPVQLGGGIRTMDSIDQLLDLGVSRVILGTAAISNLDLVQKSVEKYGGQIMVGIDSKNGQVAIEGWAETVGKTYLELGHEIRSLGITQVVFTDTRRDGTLQGPNLASSAELARTCDLEVIVSGGVSTIEDIRKIRQLKEPGIVGVIMGKALYAGKVDLKEAIKIGRGEEG
- the hisH gene encoding imidazole glycerol phosphate synthase subunit HisH is translated as MIVIIDYGMGNLASVQKGIARTGFDGVISSTPEILSQADGIILPGVGAFEAGMKNLRERGFLPEIKKAVQAGKPLLGICLGMQLLFEEGEEHGIHQGLGLFPGRVVKFNHLPDQLKVPHMGWNQVRKAGDYPLLKNIPSDTYFYFVHSYYVIPANSSLIGGVTHYGIDFPAAVGEDRVFGIQFHPEKSSAWGMKLLKNFGELVENVSHSGH
- the hisB gene encoding imidazoleglycerol-phosphate dehydratase HisB: MMRQGMVERNTAETQIKLMLQLEGEGKLTGSTGIGFFDHMMTLFCRHSLFDCTLEMTGDLDVDEHHSIEDLGLVLGQAFREALGDKAGINRYGTFFVPMDETLIMVSLDLSGRPYLVCDLAPLPDKVGNFDTELVPEFLRAFAFSGGITLHVRQISGSNSHHIIEGIFKALARALRQAAARDNLEKGIPSSKGIL
- the hisD gene encoding histidinol dehydrogenase; this translates as MIRIIDANSKEFSQLIEKKQVEDQGYRGLVEDILENIKVRGDQALIEYSQKFDCPTLTLDDLLVKKTEIEAAYAQVDEDYLLSLRMAMDQIRRFHEKQRTHSWMEPDEKGSITGQIYRPLERVGVYVPGGTASYPSSVMMNVLPAQVAGVEEIIMVTPPGKDGTLNPYTLVAAQEAGVQKIYKIGGAQAIAALAYGTDTIPKVDKITGPGNIFVTIAKKMVYGTVDIDMLAGPSEILVVADEKAKPEFLAADLLSQAEHDVLATALLVTTDGELALQVQQEVEKQLQVLSRREIAEKSINDHGAIILTADLKESMEIANLAAPEHLELMVEKPFEILGLVKNAGAVFLGAYAPEPVGDYWAGPNHILPTGGTARFYSPVTVDTFMKKTSVIYFTKEKLQSDGAHIIRLAEKEGLTAHAQAVQVRMKD
- the hisG gene encoding ATP phosphoribosyltransferase, producing MNETHEINKTIKADTLTIALPKGKLGTDAIELLQKAGYPVESLETDSRKLFFAYPEENVNYIICRPTDVPTYVDYGAADLGIVGKDSLVESNKDVFELVDLKFGACRFVVAIPKKRAEELADEQGHVSLSHFNHTRVATKFPRVADVFLRDQGVQVEVIKLHGNIELAPKVNLSEMIVDIVSSGATLKENDLVPIAEIFSASARLIANRVSYRIKHERMQELIEKMRALTKEETESGDQNNRC
- the hisZ gene encoding ATP phosphoribosyltransferase regulatory subunit translates to MKEKNSFQLPKGMRDLLPAEARAKRKLENCLINKFLSWGYEEVATPALEYYENLRPAETPEDQFFKLVDREGQILALRTDMTTPIARMTANHFSPADYPLKFFYLTRVFRYENIQMGRQREFYQGGVEFIGSKGAAADGEVIALAVETLKESGLADFQISLGHRDFLRGIIDQLKLDEEDELEVLKAVWKKDYVKLETILNRVQAASDIKEVILLLPTLRGDISVIHQASKVTNNPTSQAALENLAEIYRLLQVFGVEQHVFIDFGIVRDFDYYSGIIFEGYSPKVGAPILGGGRYDDLLSHYGAPAPATGFAIGLERLMLALGETEHDSDVLDYLVICQDWAAGIKKAQELRRSGFRVRTAFSKKETLPQAKEVIEL